One Gossypium hirsutum isolate 1008001.06 chromosome A11, Gossypium_hirsutum_v2.1, whole genome shotgun sequence genomic window carries:
- the LOC107957263 gene encoding probable pectin methyltransferase QUA3: MGHLNLPASKRNPRQWKLLDIITAIFFGLVLLFFLLVFTPLGDSMAASGRQALLLSTSDPRQRHRLVSLVELGHHHKPIEACPANSVDHMPCEDPRRNSQLSREMNLYRERHCPLPDEMPLCLIPPPPGYKIPVQWPESLHKIWHSNMPHNKIAHRKGHQGWMKKQGPHFIFPGGGTMFPDGAAPYIEKLGQYIPLTGGTLRTALDMGCGVASFGGSLLSEGILALSFAPRDSHKAQIQFALERGIPAFVLMLGTRRLPFPAFAFDFIHCSRCLIPFTAYNATYFIEVDRLLRPGGYLVISGPPVQWPKQDKEWADLQAVARALCYELIAVDGNTVIWKKPDGDSCLPNQNEFGLESCDESNDPSNAWYFKLRRCVTSTSSVNGEYPVGIIPKWPDRLTRAPSRALVMKNGIDLFRADTRRWTRRVAYYKNTLNLKLGSPAVRNVMDMNAFFGGFAAALVSDPVWVMNVVPARKPLTLGVIYDRGLIGVYHDWCEPFSTYPRTYDFIHVAGIESLIKLPGSSKSRCNLVDLMVEMDRMLRPEGTVVIRDSPEAIDKVARIAHAVRWKATINDKEPESHGREKILVATKTFWKLTSSH, encoded by the exons ATGGGTCACTTAAATCTACCTGCATCCAAACGCAACCCCCGCCAATGGAAGCTTTTGGACATCATAACCGCCATATTCTTCGGCCTCGTACTCTTGTTCTTCCTCTTAGTCTTCACCCCTCTTGGGGATTCCATGGCTGCCTCTGGTAGGCAAGCCCTGTTGCTTTCCACCTCTGATCCGAGGCAACGGCATCGCTTGGTGTCCTTGGTCGAACTTGGCCACCACCACAAGCCCATCGAAGCTTGCCCTGCCAATTCCGTTGATCATATGCCCTGTGAGGACCCCAGGCGTAACAGCCAGCTCAGCAGGGAGATGAATCTATATAGAGAAAGGCATTGTCCTTTGCCTGATGAAATGCCTCTTTGCTTGATCCCTCCTCCTCCTGGTTATAAGATTCCTGTTCAGTGGCCTGAAAGCTTGCACAAG ATATGGCACTCCAATATGCCACACAACAAAATTGCTCATAGGAAAGGTCACCAAGGATGGATGAAAAAGCAAGGTCCTCACTTTATTTTCCCTGGTGGTGGAACAATGTTTCCTGATGGAGCTGCTCCATATATCGAGAAACTTGGGCAGTATATTCCCTTGACTGGTGGAACTCTTAGGACTGCCCTTGATATGGGTTGCGGG GTTGCAAGTTTTGGGGGTTCATTGTTATCAGAAGGCATTTTGGCACTCTCATTTGCTCCTAGAGATTCCCACAAAGCACAAATACAATTTGCATTGGAAAGAGGAATACCGGCCTTTGTTCTAATGCTTGGCACTCGCAGACTCCCGTTTCCTGCATTTGCATTTGATTTCATTCACTGCTCTCGATGCCTGATCCCTTTCACAGCTTATA ATGCAACTTATTTCATTGAAGTGGATCGGTTACTACGTCCAGGTGGATATTTGGTCATCTCTGGTCCCCCTGTACAGTGGCCTAAGCAAGATAAAGAGTGGGCAGATCTCCAGGCTGTGGCAAGAGCATTGTGCTATGAGTTGATTGCTGTGGACGGGAACACAGTCATTTGGAAAAAGCCTGATGGAGATTCGTGTCTGCCGAACCAAAATGAATTTGGGCTTGAATCTTGTGATGAATCAAATGACCCCAGTAATGCATG GTACTTTAAGTTAAGAAGATGCGTGACGTCAACGTCTTCTGTGAATGGAGAATATCCTGTTGGGATTATTCCGAAGTGGCCAGACAGGCTAACAAGAGCTCCTTCAAGGGCCTTGGTCATGAAAAACGGGATTGATTTGTTTCGGGCAGACACAAGGAGGTGGACAAGGAGAGTTGCCTATTATAAGAATACTCTGAATCTGAAGCTTGGGAGTCCAGCAGTACGCAATGTCATGGACATGAATGCATTTTTTGGAGGTTTTGCAGCAGCACTTGTATCAGATCCAGTATGGGTGATGAATGTTGTTCCTGCTCGGAAGCCATTAACTCTTGGTGTAATATATGACAGAGGCCTTATTGGAGTATACCATGATTG GTGTGAACCTTTCTCAACATACCCACGTACTTATGATTTTATTCATGTAGCTGGCATTGAATCACTAATAAAGCTTCCTGGTTCAAGCAAGAGCAG GTGTAACCTTGTGGACCTAATGGTGGAGATGGATCGAATGTTGCGTCCTGAAGGAACAGTTGTGATTCGAGATTCACCTGAAGCAATCGACAAAGTGGCACGCATAGCTCACGCAGTAAGGTGGAAGGCTACCATAAATGACAAGGAACCTGAATCACATGGGAGAGAGAAAATCCTGGTAGCAACAAAAACCTTTTGGAAGCTAACTTCATCCCATTGA
- the LOC107957262 gene encoding homeobox-leucine zipper protein ANTHOCYANINLESS 2 isoform X1, whose product MQKICNSVSCQCKKNKKGVKQAQRGKKVRKKINFFTANLSVLKSKEKESTNLFLVQPNIDNQGDHGSRIMRESLEGSVGRRSREEEHESRSGSDNMDGASGDDQDAADKPPRKKRYHRHTPQQIQELEALFKECPHPDEKQRLELSKRLCLETRQVKFWFQNRRTQMKTQLERHENSLLRQENDKLRAENMSIRDAMRNPICTNCGGPAIIGDISLEEQHLRIENARLKDELDRVCALAGKFLGRPISTLATSIAPPLPNSSLELGVGSNGFGALSTVATTLPLGPDFGGGMSNALVPPSRPTTAVTGLDRSVERSMFLELALAAMNELVKMAQTDEPLWIRSLEGGREILNQDEYLRTFTPCIGMKSNGFVTEASRESGMVIINSLALVETLMDSNRWSEMFPCMIARTSTTDVISGGVGGTRNGALQLMHAELQVLSPLVPVREVNFLRFCKQHVEGVWAVVDVSVDTNRETSGAPSFVNCRRLPSGCVVQDMPNGYSKVTWVEHAEYEESQVHQLYHPLLRSGMAFGAQRWVATLQRQCECLAILMSSSVPTRDHTGITASGRRSMLKLAQRMTDNFCAGVCASTVHKWNKLNVGNVDEDVRVMTRKSVDDPGEPPGIVLSAATSVWLPVSPQRLFDFLRDERLRSEWDILSNGGPMQEMAHIAKGQDHGNCVSLLRASAMNANQSSMLILQETCIDAAGSLVVYAPVDIPAMHVVMNGGDSAYVALLPSGFAIVPDGPGSRGPTSNGQVNGNGSGGGGAERVGGSLLTVAFQILVNSLPTAKLTVESVETVNNLISCTVQKIKAALQCES is encoded by the exons atgcagaAAATCTGTAACTCTGTCTCATgtcaatgtaaaaaaaataaaaaaggtgtaAAACAGGCTCAAAGGggaaaaaaagttagaaaaaagatAAACTTTTTTACTGCCAACCTCAGTGTTTTGAAGAGCAAAGAAAAAGAGTCAACCAACCTGTTTTTGGTG CAACCGAATATAGATAATCAAGGAGATCATGGGAGCAGGATAATGCGTGAGAGTTTGGAGGGAAGTGTGGGGAGAAGAAGTAGAGAAGAAGAACATGAGAGCAGATCTGGGAGTGATAACATGGATGGAGCTTCGGGAGATGATCAAGACGCCGCCGACAAGCCTCCCAGGAAGAAGAGATACCACCGACACACTCCTCAGCAAATCCAAGAGCTTGAAGC TCTCTTTAAGGAGTGCCCTCATCCCGATGAGAAGCAGAGATTGGAGCTTAGCAAAAGGCTTTGCTTAGAAACCAGGCAGGTTAAGTTTTGGTTCCAAAACCGCCGTACCCAAATGAAG ACCCAATTGGAACGCCATGAGAACTCTTTGCTCAGGCAAGAAAATGATAAGCTTCGAGCTGAAAACATGTCTATAAGGGACGCTATGAGGAACCCCATTTGTACTAATTGCGGGGGTCCGGCGATTATCGGTGATATATCCCTTGAAGAACAACACCTTAGGATCGAGAACGCTCGTTTAAAAGATGAGCTAGATCGAGTTTGTGCACTGGCAGGCAAGTTTTTGGGGCGTCCCATTTCAACACTAGCCACTTCAATTGCACCTCCATTGCCCAACTCAAGTTTGGAGCTTGGAGTTGGTAGCAACGGTTTCGGAGCTTTAAGCACCGTGGCTACAACATTGCCTTTGGGGCCTGACTTTGGAGGTGGGATGTCAAATGCTTTGGTTCCTCCTAGCAGACCAACAACTGCAGTGACTGGACTCGACAGATCGGTGGAAAGATCCATGTTTTTGGAACTTGCTTTGGCAGCAATGAATGAATTGGTTAAGATGGCACAAACTGATGAACCGCTTTGGATTAGGAGCTTGGAAGGTGGGAGAGAAATACTAAACCAAGATGAGTACTTGAGGACTTTCACTCCTTGCATTGGCATGAAATCCAACGGCTTTGTCACGGAGGCTTCTCGAGAGTCTGGGATGGTGATTATCAACAGTTTGGCCCTTGTTGAAACCTTGATGGACTCG aATCGTTGGTCGGAGATGTTTCCATGTATGATTGCCAGAACATCAACGACTGATGTGATATCTGGTGGTGTGGGAGGAACCAGGAACGGTGCACTTCAACTG ATGCATGCTGAGCTCCAAGTCCTTTCTCCTTTGGTTCCAGTTCGCGAGGTTAATTTCCTAAGGTTCTGCAAGCAACACGTAGAAGGGGTTTGGGCTGTGGTCGATGTGTCCGTTGACACCAACCGAGAAACTTCGGGTGCACCCTCATTTGTGAACTGCAGGAGGCTTCCTTCTGGCTGTGTTGTGCAAGATATGCCCAATGGCTACTCCAAG GTGACATGGGTGGAACATGCAGAATATGAGGAGAGCCAAGTTCACCAACTCTACCACCCATTGCTAAGATCGGGGATGGCCTTCGGTGCCCAACGCTGGGTGGCCACCCTACAGCGCCAATGCGAATGCCTTGCTATCCTTATGTCCTCCTCTGTTCCCACTAGGGATCATACAG GGATAACTGCAAGTGGGAGACGAAGCATGCTAAAGCTAGCCCAACGAATGACGGATAATTTCTGTGCTGGGGTGTGTGCCTCCACGGTTCATAAATGGAACAAGCTGAACGTAGGGAACGTGGATGAGGACGTTAGGGTAATGACCCGAAAGAGCGTTGACGACCCCGGTGAGCCACCAGGCATCGTGTTGAGCGCGGCTACTTCAGTTTGGTTGCCAGTGTCACCTCAAAGACTGTTTGATTTCCTGCGTGATGAACGGCTGAGAAGCGAGTGGGACATCTTGTCCAACGGTGGTCCCATGCAAGAGATGGCCCACATCGCCAAAGGCCAAGATCACGGCAACTGCGTCTCCCTCCTCCGTGCCAGC GCCATGAACGCAAACCAGAGCAGCATGCTGATACTGCAGGAGACATGCATCGATGCGGCGGGATCGCTTGTGGTTTACGCGCCTGTTGACATCCCAGCCATGCACGTGGTTATGAACGGAGGTGATTCCGCTTACGTGGCTCTCTTACCCTCGGGTTTTGCTATCGTCCCCGATGGACCAGGCTCTCGTGGGCCTACCTCTAATGGGCAGGTTAACGGGAACGGCAGTGGTGGGGGCGGGGCTGAAAGAGTGGGTGGGTCCCTTCTCACGGTGGCTTTCCAAATACTGGTCAACAGTTTACCGACGGCCAAACTCACTGTGGAATCGGTGGAGACGGTGAATAATCTGATTTCATGCACCGTCCAGAAGATTAAAGCTGCCCTTCAATGTGAAAGCTGA
- the LOC107957262 gene encoding homeobox-leucine zipper protein ANTHOCYANINLESS 2 isoform X2 yields the protein MSFGGFLDNSTGGGFGGARMVADIPYSNNMATGATAIAQPRLMSPSLPKNIFNSPGLSLALQPNIDNQGDHGSRIMRESLEGSVGRRSREEEHESRSGSDNMDGASGDDQDAADKPPRKKRYHRHTPQQIQELEALFKECPHPDEKQRLELSKRLCLETRQVKFWFQNRRTQMKTQLERHENSLLRQENDKLRAENMSIRDAMRNPICTNCGGPAIIGDISLEEQHLRIENARLKDELDRVCALAGKFLGRPISTLATSIAPPLPNSSLELGVGSNGFGALSTVATTLPLGPDFGGGMSNALVPPSRPTTAVTGLDRSVERSMFLELALAAMNELVKMAQTDEPLWIRSLEGGREILNQDEYLRTFTPCIGMKSNGFVTEASRESGMVIINSLALVETLMDSNRWSEMFPCMIARTSTTDVISGGVGGTRNGALQLMHAELQVLSPLVPVREVNFLRFCKQHVEGVWAVVDVSVDTNRETSGAPSFVNCRRLPSGCVVQDMPNGYSKVTWVEHAEYEESQVHQLYHPLLRSGMAFGAQRWVATLQRQCECLAILMSSSVPTRDHTGITASGRRSMLKLAQRMTDNFCAGVCASTVHKWNKLNVGNVDEDVRVMTRKSVDDPGEPPGIVLSAATSVWLPVSPQRLFDFLRDERLRSEWDILSNGGPMQEMAHIAKGQDHGNCVSLLRASAMNANQSSMLILQETCIDAAGSLVVYAPVDIPAMHVVMNGGDSAYVALLPSGFAIVPDGPGSRGPTSNGQVNGNGSGGGGAERVGGSLLTVAFQILVNSLPTAKLTVESVETVNNLISCTVQKIKAALQCES from the exons ATGAGTTTTGGGGGATTTTTGGATAACAGCACTGGCGGAGGCTTTGGGGGTGCAAGAATGGTTGCAGACATCCCTTATAGCAATAACATGGCCACCGGTGCTACTGCTATTGCCCAGCCTCGGCTTATGTCTCCTTCTCTTCCTAAGAACATATTTAACTCTCCAGGGCTCTCCCTTGCTCTT CAACCGAATATAGATAATCAAGGAGATCATGGGAGCAGGATAATGCGTGAGAGTTTGGAGGGAAGTGTGGGGAGAAGAAGTAGAGAAGAAGAACATGAGAGCAGATCTGGGAGTGATAACATGGATGGAGCTTCGGGAGATGATCAAGACGCCGCCGACAAGCCTCCCAGGAAGAAGAGATACCACCGACACACTCCTCAGCAAATCCAAGAGCTTGAAGC TCTCTTTAAGGAGTGCCCTCATCCCGATGAGAAGCAGAGATTGGAGCTTAGCAAAAGGCTTTGCTTAGAAACCAGGCAGGTTAAGTTTTGGTTCCAAAACCGCCGTACCCAAATGAAG ACCCAATTGGAACGCCATGAGAACTCTTTGCTCAGGCAAGAAAATGATAAGCTTCGAGCTGAAAACATGTCTATAAGGGACGCTATGAGGAACCCCATTTGTACTAATTGCGGGGGTCCGGCGATTATCGGTGATATATCCCTTGAAGAACAACACCTTAGGATCGAGAACGCTCGTTTAAAAGATGAGCTAGATCGAGTTTGTGCACTGGCAGGCAAGTTTTTGGGGCGTCCCATTTCAACACTAGCCACTTCAATTGCACCTCCATTGCCCAACTCAAGTTTGGAGCTTGGAGTTGGTAGCAACGGTTTCGGAGCTTTAAGCACCGTGGCTACAACATTGCCTTTGGGGCCTGACTTTGGAGGTGGGATGTCAAATGCTTTGGTTCCTCCTAGCAGACCAACAACTGCAGTGACTGGACTCGACAGATCGGTGGAAAGATCCATGTTTTTGGAACTTGCTTTGGCAGCAATGAATGAATTGGTTAAGATGGCACAAACTGATGAACCGCTTTGGATTAGGAGCTTGGAAGGTGGGAGAGAAATACTAAACCAAGATGAGTACTTGAGGACTTTCACTCCTTGCATTGGCATGAAATCCAACGGCTTTGTCACGGAGGCTTCTCGAGAGTCTGGGATGGTGATTATCAACAGTTTGGCCCTTGTTGAAACCTTGATGGACTCG aATCGTTGGTCGGAGATGTTTCCATGTATGATTGCCAGAACATCAACGACTGATGTGATATCTGGTGGTGTGGGAGGAACCAGGAACGGTGCACTTCAACTG ATGCATGCTGAGCTCCAAGTCCTTTCTCCTTTGGTTCCAGTTCGCGAGGTTAATTTCCTAAGGTTCTGCAAGCAACACGTAGAAGGGGTTTGGGCTGTGGTCGATGTGTCCGTTGACACCAACCGAGAAACTTCGGGTGCACCCTCATTTGTGAACTGCAGGAGGCTTCCTTCTGGCTGTGTTGTGCAAGATATGCCCAATGGCTACTCCAAG GTGACATGGGTGGAACATGCAGAATATGAGGAGAGCCAAGTTCACCAACTCTACCACCCATTGCTAAGATCGGGGATGGCCTTCGGTGCCCAACGCTGGGTGGCCACCCTACAGCGCCAATGCGAATGCCTTGCTATCCTTATGTCCTCCTCTGTTCCCACTAGGGATCATACAG GGATAACTGCAAGTGGGAGACGAAGCATGCTAAAGCTAGCCCAACGAATGACGGATAATTTCTGTGCTGGGGTGTGTGCCTCCACGGTTCATAAATGGAACAAGCTGAACGTAGGGAACGTGGATGAGGACGTTAGGGTAATGACCCGAAAGAGCGTTGACGACCCCGGTGAGCCACCAGGCATCGTGTTGAGCGCGGCTACTTCAGTTTGGTTGCCAGTGTCACCTCAAAGACTGTTTGATTTCCTGCGTGATGAACGGCTGAGAAGCGAGTGGGACATCTTGTCCAACGGTGGTCCCATGCAAGAGATGGCCCACATCGCCAAAGGCCAAGATCACGGCAACTGCGTCTCCCTCCTCCGTGCCAGC GCCATGAACGCAAACCAGAGCAGCATGCTGATACTGCAGGAGACATGCATCGATGCGGCGGGATCGCTTGTGGTTTACGCGCCTGTTGACATCCCAGCCATGCACGTGGTTATGAACGGAGGTGATTCCGCTTACGTGGCTCTCTTACCCTCGGGTTTTGCTATCGTCCCCGATGGACCAGGCTCTCGTGGGCCTACCTCTAATGGGCAGGTTAACGGGAACGGCAGTGGTGGGGGCGGGGCTGAAAGAGTGGGTGGGTCCCTTCTCACGGTGGCTTTCCAAATACTGGTCAACAGTTTACCGACGGCCAAACTCACTGTGGAATCGGTGGAGACGGTGAATAATCTGATTTCATGCACCGTCCAGAAGATTAAAGCTGCCCTTCAATGTGAAAGCTGA
- the LOC107957261 gene encoding shaggy-related protein kinase theta isoform X2: MNVMRRLKSIASGRSSSSSDPSGDIGTKRAKVDQESECKVNEASNFVERSTTDREKHMASSSLETVASTSCVTSVARTEKPDVDLLPNEMHEMRIRDEKTADPDEKDVEAPVINGNGTETGQIISATIGGRDGQPKQTISYMAERVIGTGSFGVVFQAKCLERGESVAIKKVLQDKRYKNRELQIMRILDHPNVVQLKHCFFSNTDKDELYLNLVLEYVPDTVYQVSKHYTKMNYHVPILHVQLYIYQICRALNYLHHVVGVCHRDIKPQNLLVNPHTHQLKICDFGSAKMLVPGEPNISYICSRYYRAPELIFGATVYSTAIDMWSVGCVMAELLLGHPLFPGESGVDQLVEIIKILGTPTREEIKCMNPNYTEYKFPQIKAHPWHKIFHKQLPPAAVDLVSRLLQYSPNIRCTSLEACAHPFFDNLRDPNVCLPNGQALPPLFNFTAKELAGASDELRQCLIPEHART; the protein is encoded by the exons ATGAATGTGATGCGTCGTCTCAAGAGCATTGCTTCCGGTCGTTCTTCTAGTTCTTCCGATCCC AGTGGGGATATTGGCACCAAGAGGGCAAAGGTTGATCAAGAATCAGAATGCAAGGTAAATGAGGCATCAAATTTTGTTGAGAGGAGTACCACTGATAGAGAGAAACATATGGCTTCTTCATCTCTGGAAACTGTAGCAAGTACGTCCTGTGTAACTTCTGTTGCTAGAACTGAAAAGCCAGATGTTGATCTGCTTcctaatgaaatgcatgaaatgagaATTAGAGATGAGAAAACAGCTGACCCAGATGAGAAG GATGTGGAGGCTCCTGTTATTAATGGAAATGGAACAGAAACAGGTCAGATAATTTCAGCTACTATTGGTGGTCGGGATGGGCAACCAAAACAG ACAATCTCTTACATGGCAGAGCGTGTGATTGGCACAGGTTCATTTGGCGTTGTCTTTCAG GCCAAGTGCTTGGAAAGAGGTGAATCTGTTGCTATAAAGAAGGTTCTGCAGGATAAAAGATACAAAAATAGGGAACTCCAGATTATGCGTATACTTGACCATCCTAATGTGGTTCAACTGAAGCACTGTTTCTTTTCAAACACTGACAAAGATGAGCTCTATCTTAATCTTGTTCTAGAGTATGTACCAGACACTGTTTACCAAGTTTCAAAGCACTACACCAAAATGAACTATCATGTGCCCATTCTTCATGTGCAGCTGTATATATACCAG ATTTGTCGTGCTCTGAATTATTTACATCATGTGGTTGGTGTTTGTCATCGTGATATTAAGCCTCAAAATTTACTG GTCAATCCCCACACTCACCAGTTGAAGATATGTGATTTTGGTAGTGCAAAAATGTTG GTACCAGGTGAACCTAACATATCATATATATGCTCAAGATATTATAGGGCTCCAGAACTTATATTCGGGGCGACGGTGTATAGCACTGCTATTGATATGTGGTCTGTTGGTTGTGTCATGGCTGAGCTTCTGCTTGGACAT CCGCTATTTCCTGGTGAAAGTGGTGTCGATCAACTGGTGGAAATTATTAAG atactgGGAACACCAACCAGAGAAGAAATTAAATGCATGAATCCAAATTACACTGAATATAAGTTCCCTCAGATCAAAGCTCATCCATGGCATAAG ATATTTCACAAGCAATTGCCCCCCGCTGCGGTGGATCTAGTGTCAAGGCTGCTTCAATATTCACCAAACATACGTTGCACCTCT TTGGAGGCATGTGCACACCCTTTCTTCGATAATTTAAGGGACCCTAATGTATGCTTGCCTAACGGGCAAGCCCTACCTCCGCTATTCAATTTCACAGCTAAAG AACTGGCTGGTGCATCTGATGAACTACGGCAATGTCTGATCCCTGAACATGCAAGGACATAA
- the LOC107957261 gene encoding shaggy-related protein kinase theta isoform X1 codes for MNVMRRLKSIASGRSSSSSDPFLKVETRTRGMALSGDIGTKRAKVDQESECKVNEASNFVERSTTDREKHMASSSLETVASTSCVTSVARTEKPDVDLLPNEMHEMRIRDEKTADPDEKDVEAPVINGNGTETGQIISATIGGRDGQPKQTISYMAERVIGTGSFGVVFQAKCLERGESVAIKKVLQDKRYKNRELQIMRILDHPNVVQLKHCFFSNTDKDELYLNLVLEYVPDTVYQVSKHYTKMNYHVPILHVQLYIYQICRALNYLHHVVGVCHRDIKPQNLLVNPHTHQLKICDFGSAKMLVPGEPNISYICSRYYRAPELIFGATVYSTAIDMWSVGCVMAELLLGHPLFPGESGVDQLVEIIKILGTPTREEIKCMNPNYTEYKFPQIKAHPWHKIFHKQLPPAAVDLVSRLLQYSPNIRCTSLEACAHPFFDNLRDPNVCLPNGQALPPLFNFTAKELAGASDELRQCLIPEHART; via the exons ATGAATGTGATGCGTCGTCTCAAGAGCATTGCTTCCGGTCGTTCTTCTAGTTCTTCCGATCCC ttTTTGAAGGTTGAAACAAGGACGAGAGGAATGGCATTG AGTGGGGATATTGGCACCAAGAGGGCAAAGGTTGATCAAGAATCAGAATGCAAGGTAAATGAGGCATCAAATTTTGTTGAGAGGAGTACCACTGATAGAGAGAAACATATGGCTTCTTCATCTCTGGAAACTGTAGCAAGTACGTCCTGTGTAACTTCTGTTGCTAGAACTGAAAAGCCAGATGTTGATCTGCTTcctaatgaaatgcatgaaatgagaATTAGAGATGAGAAAACAGCTGACCCAGATGAGAAG GATGTGGAGGCTCCTGTTATTAATGGAAATGGAACAGAAACAGGTCAGATAATTTCAGCTACTATTGGTGGTCGGGATGGGCAACCAAAACAG ACAATCTCTTACATGGCAGAGCGTGTGATTGGCACAGGTTCATTTGGCGTTGTCTTTCAG GCCAAGTGCTTGGAAAGAGGTGAATCTGTTGCTATAAAGAAGGTTCTGCAGGATAAAAGATACAAAAATAGGGAACTCCAGATTATGCGTATACTTGACCATCCTAATGTGGTTCAACTGAAGCACTGTTTCTTTTCAAACACTGACAAAGATGAGCTCTATCTTAATCTTGTTCTAGAGTATGTACCAGACACTGTTTACCAAGTTTCAAAGCACTACACCAAAATGAACTATCATGTGCCCATTCTTCATGTGCAGCTGTATATATACCAG ATTTGTCGTGCTCTGAATTATTTACATCATGTGGTTGGTGTTTGTCATCGTGATATTAAGCCTCAAAATTTACTG GTCAATCCCCACACTCACCAGTTGAAGATATGTGATTTTGGTAGTGCAAAAATGTTG GTACCAGGTGAACCTAACATATCATATATATGCTCAAGATATTATAGGGCTCCAGAACTTATATTCGGGGCGACGGTGTATAGCACTGCTATTGATATGTGGTCTGTTGGTTGTGTCATGGCTGAGCTTCTGCTTGGACAT CCGCTATTTCCTGGTGAAAGTGGTGTCGATCAACTGGTGGAAATTATTAAG atactgGGAACACCAACCAGAGAAGAAATTAAATGCATGAATCCAAATTACACTGAATATAAGTTCCCTCAGATCAAAGCTCATCCATGGCATAAG ATATTTCACAAGCAATTGCCCCCCGCTGCGGTGGATCTAGTGTCAAGGCTGCTTCAATATTCACCAAACATACGTTGCACCTCT TTGGAGGCATGTGCACACCCTTTCTTCGATAATTTAAGGGACCCTAATGTATGCTTGCCTAACGGGCAAGCCCTACCTCCGCTATTCAATTTCACAGCTAAAG AACTGGCTGGTGCATCTGATGAACTACGGCAATGTCTGATCCCTGAACATGCAAGGACATAA
- the LOC107957261 gene encoding shaggy-related protein kinase theta isoform X3 — MASSSLETVASTSCVTSVARTEKPDVDLLPNEMHEMRIRDEKTADPDEKDVEAPVINGNGTETGQIISATIGGRDGQPKQTISYMAERVIGTGSFGVVFQAKCLERGESVAIKKVLQDKRYKNRELQIMRILDHPNVVQLKHCFFSNTDKDELYLNLVLEYVPDTVYQVSKHYTKMNYHVPILHVQLYIYQICRALNYLHHVVGVCHRDIKPQNLLVNPHTHQLKICDFGSAKMLVPGEPNISYICSRYYRAPELIFGATVYSTAIDMWSVGCVMAELLLGHPLFPGESGVDQLVEIIKILGTPTREEIKCMNPNYTEYKFPQIKAHPWHKIFHKQLPPAAVDLVSRLLQYSPNIRCTSLEACAHPFFDNLRDPNVCLPNGQALPPLFNFTAKELAGASDELRQCLIPEHART, encoded by the exons ATGGCTTCTTCATCTCTGGAAACTGTAGCAAGTACGTCCTGTGTAACTTCTGTTGCTAGAACTGAAAAGCCAGATGTTGATCTGCTTcctaatgaaatgcatgaaatgagaATTAGAGATGAGAAAACAGCTGACCCAGATGAGAAG GATGTGGAGGCTCCTGTTATTAATGGAAATGGAACAGAAACAGGTCAGATAATTTCAGCTACTATTGGTGGTCGGGATGGGCAACCAAAACAG ACAATCTCTTACATGGCAGAGCGTGTGATTGGCACAGGTTCATTTGGCGTTGTCTTTCAG GCCAAGTGCTTGGAAAGAGGTGAATCTGTTGCTATAAAGAAGGTTCTGCAGGATAAAAGATACAAAAATAGGGAACTCCAGATTATGCGTATACTTGACCATCCTAATGTGGTTCAACTGAAGCACTGTTTCTTTTCAAACACTGACAAAGATGAGCTCTATCTTAATCTTGTTCTAGAGTATGTACCAGACACTGTTTACCAAGTTTCAAAGCACTACACCAAAATGAACTATCATGTGCCCATTCTTCATGTGCAGCTGTATATATACCAG ATTTGTCGTGCTCTGAATTATTTACATCATGTGGTTGGTGTTTGTCATCGTGATATTAAGCCTCAAAATTTACTG GTCAATCCCCACACTCACCAGTTGAAGATATGTGATTTTGGTAGTGCAAAAATGTTG GTACCAGGTGAACCTAACATATCATATATATGCTCAAGATATTATAGGGCTCCAGAACTTATATTCGGGGCGACGGTGTATAGCACTGCTATTGATATGTGGTCTGTTGGTTGTGTCATGGCTGAGCTTCTGCTTGGACAT CCGCTATTTCCTGGTGAAAGTGGTGTCGATCAACTGGTGGAAATTATTAAG atactgGGAACACCAACCAGAGAAGAAATTAAATGCATGAATCCAAATTACACTGAATATAAGTTCCCTCAGATCAAAGCTCATCCATGGCATAAG ATATTTCACAAGCAATTGCCCCCCGCTGCGGTGGATCTAGTGTCAAGGCTGCTTCAATATTCACCAAACATACGTTGCACCTCT TTGGAGGCATGTGCACACCCTTTCTTCGATAATTTAAGGGACCCTAATGTATGCTTGCCTAACGGGCAAGCCCTACCTCCGCTATTCAATTTCACAGCTAAAG AACTGGCTGGTGCATCTGATGAACTACGGCAATGTCTGATCCCTGAACATGCAAGGACATAA